The Ananas comosus cultivar F153 linkage group 7, ASM154086v1, whole genome shotgun sequence genome has a window encoding:
- the LOC109713392 gene encoding polcalcin Phl p 7-like, which translates to MEGGIGPEMERIFKRFDTNGDGKISSAELGEALRTLGSTSPDEIRRMMAEIDTDGDGYIDFNEYSVFCRNNPGLMKDVAKVF; encoded by the coding sequence ATGGAGGGAGGGATCGGCCCGGAGATGGAGCGGATCTTCAAGCGGTTCGACACGAACGGGGACGGGAAGATCTCTTCGGCGGAGCTCGGGGAGGCGCTGCGCACGCTGGGGTCGACGTCGCCCGACGAGATCCGCCGCATGATGGCCGAGATCGACACCGACGGCGACGGCTACATCGACTTCAACGAGTACTCCGTCTTCTGCCGCAACAACCCCGGCCTCATGAAGGACGTCGCCAAAGTCTTCTAG
- the LOC109712706 gene encoding serine carboxypeptidase-like has protein sequence MSSFSLLPLLSFLLLLLLLISSSSSSPLPLIPEDHHLLLPDGAISFPSVHAKELIRALNLVPKDAVAGGGGGAAPRGGGGAAEERLSERRIRLPGIAGAGAGASVPELGHHAGYYRLPHTYGARMFYFFFESRNSKEDPVVIWLTGGPGCSSELAVFYENGPFSIANNLSLVLNNYGWDKISNLIYVDQPTGTGFSYSSDARDTRHDEQGVSNDLYDFLQHPEFVKNDFYITGESYAGHYIPALASRIHQGNKANEGIHINLKGFAIGNGLTDPEIQYKAYTDYALEMNLIQQSDYKRINKLYPACELAIKLCGTSGTTSCLESYMVCSSIFNSIMNLVGDTNYYDIRKQCEGSLCYDFSNMESFLKQKSVREALGVGDIEFVSCSPTVHQDMLQDWMRNLEVGIPALLEDGIKLLVYAGEYDLICNWLGNSRWVHSMEWSGQKDFVSAPESTFRVDGLKAGLFKNHGPLSFLKVFDAGHMVPMDQPKASLEMLRRWMHGNLAEPCSQLPGFDAVM, from the exons atgagctctttctctctcctccccctcctctccttcctcctcctcctcctcctcctaatctcctcgtcatcatcatcgccATTACCGCTTATCCCCGAAGATCACCACCTTCTCCTCCCCGATGGCGCCATTAGCTTCCCCTCGGTCCACGCCAAGGAGCTCATCCGCGCCCTCAACCTCGTCCCCAAGGACGCcgtcgccggaggaggaggcggcgccgccccccgcggcggcggaggcgcggcCGAGGAGAGGCTCTCGGAGCGGCGGATTAGGCTCCCCGGGATCGCCggggccggcgccggcgcctccGTCCCGGAGCTCGGCCACCACGCCGGGTATTATCGCCTCCCCCATACCTACGGCGCGAg AATGTTCTACTTCTTCTTTGAGTCAAGGAACAGCAAGGAGGACCCTGTGGTTATCTGGCTCACAGGAGGGCCAGGTTGTAGCAGCGAATTGGCCGTCTTCTATGAGAACGGACCCTTCAGCATAGCTAACAACTTGTCCCTCGTGTTGAACAACTATGGTTGGGATAAG atttcgaatctaatttacgTCGATCAACCAACCGGGACCGGTTTCAGCTACAGCTCGGATGCTCGCGACACTCGTCATGACGAACAAGGGGTCAGCAATGACCTGTATGATTTTCTACAG CACCCGGAATTCGTGAAGAACGACTTTTACATTACCGGAGAATCGTATGCTGGGCACTACATTCCTGCTCTCGCGAGCCGAATCCACCAGGGAAACAAAGCTAATGAGGGTATTCACATAAATTTGAAG GGCTTTGCAATCGGCAATGGGCTCACTGATCCAGAGATTCAGTATAAAGCCTACACAGATTACGCATTGGAGATGAATTTGATTCAACAATCTGATTACAAAAGAATCAACAAGCTTTATCCGGCGTGCGAGCTCGCAATAAAGCTTTGTG GTACTTCAGGAACAACATCTTGTTTGGAATCCTACATGGTCTGCTCTTCTATTTTCAATTCAATAATGAACCTCGTCGGAGATACCAAT TACTATGACATTAGGAAGCAATGCGAAGGGAGTCTTTGCTACGACTTCTCGAACATGGAGAGTTTCCTAAAGCAGAAATCAGTAAGAGAAGCACTTGGAGTGGGGGACATAGAATTTGTTTCCTGTAGCCCTACAGTGCACCAAGACATGCTCCAAGATTGGATGAGGAACCTGGAAGTCGGCATTCCAGCACTTCTCGAGGACGGAATCAAGCTGCTTGTGTATGCTGGGGAGTATGATCTCATCTGTAACTGGCTTG GGAACTCTAGATGGGTACACTCCATGGAATGGTCTGGTCAAAAGGACTTTGTTTCAGCACCTGAATCTACATTTAGAGTAGATGGCCTAAAAGCAGGGCTATTCAAAAATCATGGGCCTCTCAGTTTCCTTAAG GTCTTCGACGCGGGTCACATGGTTCCAATGGACCAGCCCAAGGCTTCACTGGAAATGTTGAGGAGGTGGATGCATGGGAACCTTGCTGAACCTTGCTCTCAATTGCCAGGCTTCGACGCGGTGATGTGA
- the LOC109712708 gene encoding uncharacterized protein LOC109712708 isoform X1, translated as MEEAEEYLELNDLLENQESANQLETLTLSLNVPENDAYPEDPGISLEDILKYPYLIDDDMIDLINEPGGNPSLVYSPRSPSQNDAYIELNDFADTVNGLDGGSNLRGLLNFDEPELLSIPDNSGGSYSGESAQRNVVFYDEPGDDTAMEEDDYLELNDLLYSPIASLSRGNVEDDLTAYFNEADENSHRDNVSSKKKSNFTQEVDGVDVTSRNATPEALEPHTLCGESSSARVPEVNNHMGSENVDFNNARGNDASKKPIGKQLAKILESISAPPAFAAEFPPMLGKSIGPILEAHSTGSIRITADMIQIGDYCYSLQKNKENGSALSSSMVSNIPKRTTALEPIKKIQHGAMSLVLRGGFCLFFLSAVILIFSCKLRTWIYSR; from the exons ATGGAGGAGGCAGAGGAGTACTTGGAATTGAACGACTTATTAGAG AACCAGGAGTCAGCAAACCAACTCGAGACTTTGACACTGAGCCTTAATGTGCCAGAGAATGATGCCTATCCAGAAGATCCTGGGATTTCACTGGAGGACATATTGAAATACCCATATTTGATTGATGATGACATGATAGATCTTATTAATGAACCTGGAGGAAACCCTAGTCTTGTGTACTCGCCGCGTAGTCCTAGCCAGAATGATGCATATATAGAATTGAATGATTTTGCCGACACTGTGAATGGACTAGACGGAGGAAGCAACTTGAGGGGACTCCTTAATTTTGATGAGCCAGAACTTTTATCAATTCCGGATAATTCTGGGGGCAGTTATTCTGGTGAATCCGCTCAGCGCAATGTAGTGTTTTATGATGAACCTGGTGATGACACTGCTATGGAAGAGGATGATTACCTAGAATTGAATGACCTTCTCTACTCACCAATTGCTAGTTTATCTAGGGGTAATGTGGAAGATGACTTAACGGCATACTTCAATGAAGCCGATGAGAATTCACACCGTGACAATGTTAGTTCTAAGAAGAAGTCCAACTTTACTCAGGAG GTTGATGGTGTTGATGTTACTTCTCGTAATGCCACTCCAGAGGCCTTGGAGCCACATACTCTATGTGGTGAATCATCGTCTGCAAGGGTACCAGAGGTCAATAATCATATGGGCAGTGAAAATGTAGATTTCAATAATGCGAGAG GGAATGATGCTAGTAAAAAACCTATTGGAAAACAACTTGCGAAAATTTTGGAGTCAATATCCGCGCCCCCTGCCTTTGCTGCAGAATTTCCTCCCATGCTGGGAAAATCTATTGGGCCAATCTTGGAAGCCCACTCCACGGGCTCCATCCGTATCACAGCTGATATGATCCAAATTGGCGATTACTGCTATTCCTTGCAGAAGAACAAAGAAAATGGATCTGCACTCTCCAGCAGTATGGTGAGTAATATACCTAAAAGAACTACTGCCCTGGAGCCAATCAAAAAGATACAACATGGCGCAATGTCGTTGGTGCTTCGTGGTGGGTTTTGTCTGTTCTTCCTGTCAGCggtgattttgatttttagttgtAAGCTACGCACCTGGATTTACAGCAGGTAA
- the LOC109712708 gene encoding uncharacterized protein LOC109712708 isoform X2 has translation MIDLINEPGGNPSLVYSPRSPSQNDAYIELNDFADTVNGLDGGSNLRGLLNFDEPELLSIPDNSGGSYSGESAQRNVVFYDEPGDDTAMEEDDYLELNDLLYSPIASLSRGNVEDDLTAYFNEADENSHRDNVSSKKKSNFTQEVDGVDVTSRNATPEALEPHTLCGESSSARVPEVNNHMGSENVDFNNARGNDASKKPIGKQLAKILESISAPPAFAAEFPPMLGKSIGPILEAHSTGSIRITADMIQIGDYCYSLQKNKENGSALSSSMVSNIPKRTTALEPIKKIQHGAMSLVLRGGFCLFFLSAVILIFSCKLRTWIYSR, from the exons ATGATAGATCTTATTAATGAACCTGGAGGAAACCCTAGTCTTGTGTACTCGCCGCGTAGTCCTAGCCAGAATGATGCATATATAGAATTGAATGATTTTGCCGACACTGTGAATGGACTAGACGGAGGAAGCAACTTGAGGGGACTCCTTAATTTTGATGAGCCAGAACTTTTATCAATTCCGGATAATTCTGGGGGCAGTTATTCTGGTGAATCCGCTCAGCGCAATGTAGTGTTTTATGATGAACCTGGTGATGACACTGCTATGGAAGAGGATGATTACCTAGAATTGAATGACCTTCTCTACTCACCAATTGCTAGTTTATCTAGGGGTAATGTGGAAGATGACTTAACGGCATACTTCAATGAAGCCGATGAGAATTCACACCGTGACAATGTTAGTTCTAAGAAGAAGTCCAACTTTACTCAGGAG GTTGATGGTGTTGATGTTACTTCTCGTAATGCCACTCCAGAGGCCTTGGAGCCACATACTCTATGTGGTGAATCATCGTCTGCAAGGGTACCAGAGGTCAATAATCATATGGGCAGTGAAAATGTAGATTTCAATAATGCGAGAG GGAATGATGCTAGTAAAAAACCTATTGGAAAACAACTTGCGAAAATTTTGGAGTCAATATCCGCGCCCCCTGCCTTTGCTGCAGAATTTCCTCCCATGCTGGGAAAATCTATTGGGCCAATCTTGGAAGCCCACTCCACGGGCTCCATCCGTATCACAGCTGATATGATCCAAATTGGCGATTACTGCTATTCCTTGCAGAAGAACAAAGAAAATGGATCTGCACTCTCCAGCAGTATGGTGAGTAATATACCTAAAAGAACTACTGCCCTGGAGCCAATCAAAAAGATACAACATGGCGCAATGTCGTTGGTGCTTCGTGGTGGGTTTTGTCTGTTCTTCCTGTCAGCggtgattttgatttttagttgtAAGCTACGCACCTGGATTTACAGCAGGTAA
- the LOC109713185 gene encoding protein BTR1-like, translated as MESPSSPYASSSPEAATKRSNPFKSPAHDDKEKPTHIRFLVSNTAAGSIIGKGGASINEIQSQSGARIQLSRNNECFPGTSDRIIMISGSFDEVIRAMELILEKLVAEAEESSDVESRSKVRLVVPNSSCGGIIGKGGSTIKSLIEDSHAGIKISPQDNHFNGLHDRLVTITGSFDEQMHAIFLVLSKLNEDIHYPPNLSSPFPYAGVNFPGYPGVPVGYMIPPTAYNTIGYGLNGHGGRFPNNRRNTSQAVPTKPRAASHDGEEDSVTIGIADEHIGAVVGRGGRNITEISQVSGARIKISDRGDFMSGTSDRKVTITGSAEAIRTAESMIMQKVSSS; from the exons ATGGAGTCCCCCTCCTCGCCCtacgcctcctcctcccccgaaGCCGCTACCAAGCGATCTAATCCCTTCAAATCCCCCGCCCATG ATGATAAGGAGAAGCCGACACACATTAGATTTCTCGTGTCAAATACGGCAGCAGGGAGTATCATTGGAAAGGGCGGAGCCTCAATTAATGAAATTCAGTCACAGTCAGGAGCTCGTATTCAGTTATCACGTAATAATGAGTGTTTTCCAGGGACATCTGACAGAATAATCATGATTTCTGGATCATTTGATGAAGTAATCAGGGCAATGGAATTGATACTTGAGAAGTTGGTCGCTGag GCGGAAGAATCTAGTGATGTTGAATCTAGATCAAAAGTCAGGCTCGTTGTTCCAAATAGCTCATGTGGTGGCATAATTGGAAAAGGAGGATCTACCATAAA GTCACTTATTGAAGATTCTCATGCTGGGATTAAGATATCACCTCAAGATAATCATTTTAATGGCTTACATGATAGGCTAGTCACAATTACAGGGTCTTTTGATGAACAGATGCATGCTATCTTTCTAGTGTTATCGAAGTTAAATGAGGATATTCATTATCCACCAAATTTAAGTTCCCCATTTCCATATGCAG GTGTCAATTTTCCTGGTTATCCTGGCGTTCCAGTTGGCTATATGATTCCGCCTACAGCATACAACACAATCGGCTATGGACTGAATGGACATGGTGGAAGATTCCCTAACAATAGG AGAAACACATCACAAGCAGTTCCCACCAAGCCACGTGCTGCGTCCCATGATGGCGAGGAAGACTCGGTCACTATTGGTATTGCAGATGAGCATATTGGTGCTGTTGTCGGTCGAGGTGGGAGGAATATAACAGAGATTAGTCAG GTTAGCGGGGCTAGGATCAAGATTTCAGATAGGGGTGATTTCATGTCTGGCACCTCCGATAG GAAAGTAACGATTACTGGATCAGCAGAAGCAATTCGTACTGCGGAGTCTATGATCATGCAGAAGGTTTCGTCTAGTTAA
- the LOC109712335 gene encoding uncharacterized protein LOC109712335 isoform X1 yields the protein MEGLEGALRPFGFPKGRRRPRIRRALHLRRLVGPSRNIAPGTDQGRDGNQEEMLDLSLVQCNMPWNDRDTTEVMLKTAEVPVIEVDSATDIHSVDFCKDSLTNKARDGGSYLNGHIVTDSSAGPSSASSETSVVPPIECTASWLLPGNVVWAKTACHEWWPAEVMEARVALECTRNYSSRHVLVQLYGSLEHEWVDPDRDLSEFDCCYEERSKNPLKSFQEALKQALCKHSLASSRNSPQRSSPELNNLVEYGKKLDLSECAEEGRGKRKKKRKIHFDELTFTQKSKRKDRRLRIMRGKWKGAQLALVLVLSISLRCQGSKRERDLERGGRKN from the exons ATGGAGGGGTTAGAGGGGGCGCTGCGCCCCTTTGGATTCCCAAAGGGTCGTCGGAGACCGAGGATCCGAAGAGCCCTTCATCTTCGCCGCCTAG TAGGTCCTTCCAGAAATATAGCACCTGGCACAGATCAAGGCAGGGATGGTAATCAGGAAGAAATGCTTGATCTTTCTCTAGTTCAGTGTAACATGCCTTGGAACGACAGAGACACTACTGAGGTTATGCTGAAAACTGCGGAAGTGCCTGTCATTGAAGTTGACTCAGCTACTGATATTCATTCGGTGGATTTCTGCAAGGACAGCCTCACTAATAAAGCACG GGATGGTGGATCATATTTGAATGGTCATATTGTAACCGACTCTTCTGCTGGACCATCATCAGCTAGTTCTGAGACGTCGGTAGTTCCGCCCATTGAATGCACTGCTTCTTGGTTACTTCCAGGAAACGTGGTTTGGGCTAAAACTGCTTGTCATGAATGGTGGCCTGCTGAG GTCATGGAAGCAAGAGTTGCTCTTGAATGCACTAGAAACTATTCTTCTCGCCATGTTTTGGTGCAGCTTTATGGGAGCCTTGAACA TGAATGGGTAGATCCAGATAGAGATCTATCGGAGTTTGACTGT TGCTATGAAGAAAGGAGCAAAAATCCTTTAAAATCATTCCAAGAAGCTCTTAAGCAG GCCTTGTGCAAGCATTCGCTTGCAAGCTCGCGAAACTCGCCACAGAGATCTTCTCCAGAGCTGAATAACTTGGTTGAATACGGCAAAAAACTTG ATCTAAGTGAGTGCGCCGAAGAAGGTagagggaaaaggaaaaagaagaggaagattcATTTTGAT GAATTGACCTTCACCCAGAAATCGAAAAGAAAAGATCGACGCCTAAGAATAATGAG ggGGAAATGGAAAGGTGCACAGCTAGCCCTAGTACTGGTTCTTAGCATATCCCTGAGATGCcaaggaagcaaaagagagagagatctagaaaGGGGAGGGAGAAAAAACTAA
- the LOC109712335 gene encoding uncharacterized protein LOC109712335 isoform X2, with amino-acid sequence MEGLEGALRPFGFPKGRRRPRIRRALHLRRLGPSRNIAPGTDQGRDGNQEEMLDLSLVQCNMPWNDRDTTEVMLKTAEVPVIEVDSATDIHSVDFCKDSLTNKARDGGSYLNGHIVTDSSAGPSSASSETSVVPPIECTASWLLPGNVVWAKTACHEWWPAEVMEARVALECTRNYSSRHVLVQLYGSLEHEWVDPDRDLSEFDCCYEERSKNPLKSFQEALKQALCKHSLASSRNSPQRSSPELNNLVEYGKKLDLSECAEEGRGKRKKKRKIHFDELTFTQKSKRKDRRLRIMRGKWKGAQLALVLVLSISLRCQGSKRERDLERGGRKN; translated from the exons ATGGAGGGGTTAGAGGGGGCGCTGCGCCCCTTTGGATTCCCAAAGGGTCGTCGGAGACCGAGGATCCGAAGAGCCCTTCATCTTCGCCGCCTAG GTCCTTCCAGAAATATAGCACCTGGCACAGATCAAGGCAGGGATGGTAATCAGGAAGAAATGCTTGATCTTTCTCTAGTTCAGTGTAACATGCCTTGGAACGACAGAGACACTACTGAGGTTATGCTGAAAACTGCGGAAGTGCCTGTCATTGAAGTTGACTCAGCTACTGATATTCATTCGGTGGATTTCTGCAAGGACAGCCTCACTAATAAAGCACG GGATGGTGGATCATATTTGAATGGTCATATTGTAACCGACTCTTCTGCTGGACCATCATCAGCTAGTTCTGAGACGTCGGTAGTTCCGCCCATTGAATGCACTGCTTCTTGGTTACTTCCAGGAAACGTGGTTTGGGCTAAAACTGCTTGTCATGAATGGTGGCCTGCTGAG GTCATGGAAGCAAGAGTTGCTCTTGAATGCACTAGAAACTATTCTTCTCGCCATGTTTTGGTGCAGCTTTATGGGAGCCTTGAACA TGAATGGGTAGATCCAGATAGAGATCTATCGGAGTTTGACTGT TGCTATGAAGAAAGGAGCAAAAATCCTTTAAAATCATTCCAAGAAGCTCTTAAGCAG GCCTTGTGCAAGCATTCGCTTGCAAGCTCGCGAAACTCGCCACAGAGATCTTCTCCAGAGCTGAATAACTTGGTTGAATACGGCAAAAAACTTG ATCTAAGTGAGTGCGCCGAAGAAGGTagagggaaaaggaaaaagaagaggaagattcATTTTGAT GAATTGACCTTCACCCAGAAATCGAAAAGAAAAGATCGACGCCTAAGAATAATGAG ggGGAAATGGAAAGGTGCACAGCTAGCCCTAGTACTGGTTCTTAGCATATCCCTGAGATGCcaaggaagcaaaagagagagagatctagaaaGGGGAGGGAGAAAAAACTAA
- the LOC109712335 gene encoding uncharacterized protein LOC109712335 isoform X3 gives MEGLEGALRPFGFPKGRRRPRIRRALHLRRLVGPSRNIAPGTDQGRDGNQEEMLDLSLVQCNMPWNDRDTTEVMLKTAEVPVIEVDSATDIHSVDFCKDSLTNKARDGGSYLNGHIVTDSSAGPSSASSETSVVPPIECTASWLLPGNVVWAKTACHEWWPAEVMEARVALECTRNYSSRHVLVQLYGSLEHEWVDPDRDLSEFDCCYEERSKNPLKSFQEALKQALCKHSLASSRNSPQRSSPELNNLVEYGKKLDLSECAEEGRGKRKKKRKIHFDELTFTQKSKRKDRRLRIMRYLGLSPPVGSPFTLSHSKTAN, from the exons ATGGAGGGGTTAGAGGGGGCGCTGCGCCCCTTTGGATTCCCAAAGGGTCGTCGGAGACCGAGGATCCGAAGAGCCCTTCATCTTCGCCGCCTAG TAGGTCCTTCCAGAAATATAGCACCTGGCACAGATCAAGGCAGGGATGGTAATCAGGAAGAAATGCTTGATCTTTCTCTAGTTCAGTGTAACATGCCTTGGAACGACAGAGACACTACTGAGGTTATGCTGAAAACTGCGGAAGTGCCTGTCATTGAAGTTGACTCAGCTACTGATATTCATTCGGTGGATTTCTGCAAGGACAGCCTCACTAATAAAGCACG GGATGGTGGATCATATTTGAATGGTCATATTGTAACCGACTCTTCTGCTGGACCATCATCAGCTAGTTCTGAGACGTCGGTAGTTCCGCCCATTGAATGCACTGCTTCTTGGTTACTTCCAGGAAACGTGGTTTGGGCTAAAACTGCTTGTCATGAATGGTGGCCTGCTGAG GTCATGGAAGCAAGAGTTGCTCTTGAATGCACTAGAAACTATTCTTCTCGCCATGTTTTGGTGCAGCTTTATGGGAGCCTTGAACA TGAATGGGTAGATCCAGATAGAGATCTATCGGAGTTTGACTGT TGCTATGAAGAAAGGAGCAAAAATCCTTTAAAATCATTCCAAGAAGCTCTTAAGCAG GCCTTGTGCAAGCATTCGCTTGCAAGCTCGCGAAACTCGCCACAGAGATCTTCTCCAGAGCTGAATAACTTGGTTGAATACGGCAAAAAACTTG ATCTAAGTGAGTGCGCCGAAGAAGGTagagggaaaaggaaaaagaagaggaagattcATTTTGAT GAATTGACCTTCACCCAGAAATCGAAAAGAAAAGATCGACGCCTAAGAATAATGAGGTACCTCGGTCTATCACCTCCTGTTGGATCTCCTTTCACTCTTTCGCATTCGAAAACTGCTAATTAG